One part of the Arabidopsis thaliana chromosome 1 sequence genome encodes these proteins:
- a CDS encoding SecY protein transport family protein codes for MVGGFRVIHLVRPFLAFLPEVQSPERKIPFREKVIYTVISLFIFLVCSQLPLYGIHSTTGADPFYWMRVILASSRGTVMELGITPIVTSGMVMQLLAGSKIIEIDNNVREDRALLNGAQKLLGILIAVGQAVAYVLSGMYGSVGELGVGNAILIIVQLCFAAIIVLCLDELLQKGYGLGSGISLFIATNICESIIWKAFSPTTINSGRGAQFEGAVIALFHLLITRTDKVRALREAFFRQNLPNVTNLHATVLIFLIVIYFQGFRVVLPVRSKNARGQRGSYPIKLFYTSNMPIILQSALVSNIYFISQILYRKFGGNFLVNLIGTWKESEYSGQSIPVGGIAYYITAPSSLAEMATHPFHALFYLVFMLAACALFSKTWIEVSGSSAKDVARQLREQQMVMPGHRDSNLQKELNRYIPTAAAFGGLCIGALTVLADLMGAIGSGTGILLAVTIIYQYFETFEKEKASELGFFGL; via the exons ATGGTAGGAGGGTTTAGAGTGATTCATCTTGTGAGACCGTTCCTTGCATTCTTACCAGAAGTCCAATCTCCAGAAAGGAAGATTCCGTTTAGAGAGAAAGTCATATACACTGtgatctctctcttcatcttcttggtttGTAGTCAATTGCCACTTTATGGAATCCATTCCACTACAGGCGCGGATCCATTCTATTGGATGCGCGTCATTCTTGCTTCAAGCCGAGGTACTGTTATGGAGCTTGGTATTACACCAATCGTCACCTCCGGAATGGTTATGCAGCTTCTTGCTGGTTCCAAGATCATTGAAATCGATAACAATGTCCGTGAAGACCGTGCACTCTT GAATGGTGCACAGAAGCTGTTGGGAATCCTCATCGCGGTTGGCCAAGCAGTTGCATATGTTCTCTCTGGGATGTATGGTAGTGTTGGGGAACTAGGAGTTGGTAATGCTATTCTTATCATAGTTCAGCTCTGTTTTGCTGCCATTATCGTTCTTTGTTTAGATGAGCTTCTTCAGAAAGGTTATGGCCTCGGTTCTGGTATTTCCCTTTTCATTGCTACTAATATCTG TGAAAGCATTATATGGAAAGCATTCAGTCCTACAACCATCAACAGTGGGCGTGGAGCTCAATTTGAAGGAGCTGTTATTGCTCTTTTCCACCTTCTCATTACTCGAACGGATAAAGTCCGCGCACTTCGTGAAGCGTTTTTCAGGCAGAACCTTCCCAATGTGACGAATCTGCATGCCACAGTCTTGATCTTTCTGATAGTGATTTACTTTCAAGGCTTTCGGGTAGTTTTACCAGTGAGATCAAAGAATGCTCGTGGACAACGAGGCTCTTATCCTATCAAATTGTTCTACACCTCCAACATGCCTATCATCTTGCAGTCAGCTCTTGTTTCCAATATCTACTTCATCTCTCAG ATATTATACAGAAAGTTTGGTGGGAACTTTTTGGTGAACTTAATCGGTACGTGGAAGGAGTCAGAATACAGCGGGCAATCTATCCCCGTTGGTGGTATTGCGTACTACATAACCGCTCCGTCAAG CTTAGCTGAGATGGCAACTCATCCTTTTCACGCTCTGTTCTATCTTGTGTTCATGTTAGCCGCGTGTGCGTTGTTCTCTAAAACCTGGATTGAAGTCTCCGGTTCATCAGCCAAAGATGTCGCCAGACAACTAAGa GAACAGCAAATGGTAATGCCTGGTCACCGAGACTCAAACCTTCAAAAGGAACTGAACCGATACATTCCCACGGCTGCAGCTTTTGGTGGTCTGTGTATCGGTGCACTCACTGTCTTGGCTGATTTAATGGGAGCTATTGGGTCAGGCACTGGAATCCTTCTTGCGGTTACAATCATATATCAGTATTTCGAAACcttcgaaaaagaaaaagcaagcGAGCTAGGTTTCTTCGGTTTGTAA
- a CDS encoding FBD, F-box, Skp2-like and Leucine Rich Repeat domains containing protein (FBD, F-box, Skp2-like and Leucine Rich Repeat domains containing protein; CONTAINS InterPro DOMAIN/s: F-box domain, cyclin-like (InterPro:IPR001810), FBD (InterPro:IPR013596), F-box domain, Skp2-like (InterPro:IPR022364), FBD-like (InterPro:IPR006566), Leucine-rich repeat 2 (InterPro:IPR013101); BEST Arabidopsis thaliana protein match is: F-box/RNI-like superfamily protein (TAIR:AT1G69630.1); Has 1701 Blast hits to 1666 proteins in 29 species: Archae - 0; Bacteria - 4; Metazoa - 0; Fungi - 2; Plants - 1695; Viruses - 0; Other Eukaryotes - 0 (source: NCBI BLink).), with protein sequence MDEDAESRVSSTRSYDRRGHLDWLRKLPDSLLCQVFLNLPTKDVVKTSVLSSTWGNIWRSVPGLDLGYGDFPEYNAFVSFVDSFLGFNSESRLQNFKLNYQYLRLKYEWKWTELDNANVTRWINTVIKRKVEHLHLSDVTFSNPESVSLPCVKVMYLDMVKFANDLAFEMLISGCPVLESLTIKRSACDNVDYLRVCSQSLLSFTLVGHCNEDMVKEQVVAIDAPRLEDLKLYCHETASFIIKNPASLVKMDIDIMFNLSSEQKFDPNDLPKRNMIRNFLLGISGVKEMEISSHTLEVIYNYSRCERLPVFRNLSSLHADFDDYRWEMLPGFSKTPGEEPISILPGPQCNLPALEFVDILKPMVEKETELKLMSYFLEKSTILKKLTLRLGDFRGNEESALLKKLLTIPRLSSSCQVVVL encoded by the exons ATGGATGAAGACGCAGAGAGTCGTGTGAGTTCCACACGCTCGTATGATAGGAGAGGTCATCTAGATTGGCTGAGAAAATTACCAGATTCATTGCTATGTCAggttttcttgaatcttcccACAAAAGATGTGGTTAAGACTAGTGTGTTATCAAGTACATGGGGAAATATATGGAGAAGTGTACCTGGTTTGGACTTGGGGTATGGTGACTTCCCGGAGTACAACGCTTTTGTGAGCTTTGTCGATAGCTTTCTGGGTTTTAACAGCGAATCTCGCCTGCAAAATTTCAAGTTAAACTACCAATATTTAAGGCTAAAGTATGAATGGAAGTGGACTGAGCTTGATAATGCTAATGTCACCCGGTGGATCAACACAGTTATTAAGCGGAAAGTTGAACATCTTCAT CTCTCTGACGTGACCTTCAGTAATCCCGAGTCTGTTTCTTTACCTTGTGTCAAAGTTATGTATCTAGATATGGTTAAGTTTGCCAACGATTTGGCTTTCGAAATGCTCATCTCTGGCTGCCCAGTTCTCGAAAGCTTAACTATAAAGAGGAGTGCTTGTGACAATGTAGATTATTTACGTGTGTGCTCTCAGTCTCTATTGAGTTTCACCCTTGTTGGCCACTGTAACGAGGATATGGTTAAAGAGCAAGTAGTTGCAATAGATGCTCCCAGGCTTGAGGATCTCAAGCTTTATTGTCATGAAACTGCAAGTTTCATAATAAAGAATCCGGCTTCCCTTGTTAAGATGGACATCGACATTATGTTTAACTTGTCTTCCGAACAGAAGTTTGACCCAAATGATCTACCAAAGAGAAATATGATCCGTAATTTTCTCCTCGGGATCTCTGGTGTCAAAGAAATGGAAATCTCTTCGCATACCCTCGAG GTCATCTATAATTACTCAAGATGTGAACGATTACCCGTATTCCGTAACTTATCTTCCTTGCATGCTGACTTCGACGACTACAGGTGGGAAATGTTGCCA GGATTTAGTAAAACTCCAGGGGAGGAGCCAATTAGTATTTTACCTGGACCTCAGTGCAACCTACCAGCTCTCGAGTTTGTTGACATACTAAAGCCAATGGTAGAGAAGGAAACAGAATTGAAACTAATGAGTTACTTTCTGGAGAAGTCAACAATCCTCAAGAAACTAACACTACGCTTGGGTGATTTCAGAGGAAATGAAGAATCTGCCTTGCTCAAGAAACTCCTTACCATTCCAAGACTCTCTAGCTCATGCCAAGTTGTAGTTCTCTGA
- a CDS encoding RNI-like superfamily protein (RNI-like superfamily protein; CONTAINS InterPro DOMAIN/s: Leucine-rich repeat 2 (InterPro:IPR013101); BEST Arabidopsis thaliana protein match is: F-box/RNI-like superfamily protein (TAIR:AT1G78750.1); Has 697 Blast hits to 684 proteins in 11 species: Archae - 0; Bacteria - 0; Metazoa - 0; Fungi - 0; Plants - 697; Viruses - 0; Other Eukaryotes - 0 (source: NCBI BLink).) — protein MYYQYVRFVDRFLRFNRNYQIEYFKLSYPGDGSSEREVDLLKRWIDTVIQLKVKDLDFFDYSWEWGFDNFQLPSTIYICESLVSLKLSTVTLPSVKSVSLPFLRVLKLGAVKFADHLDLETLISGCTALETLAIRFFDRVQVLQVSSQSLLSFTHVAPKLVFTHAVRKPLAEKDLSIVIDAPRLEYLKLSDHQTSSFIIKNPGSLVAVDIDINLSSGFDSRNMIRDFLVGISSVKNMTISSIILKIIYDYLRCEPLPPHSVIYISCMLSSTTTGLKCCQPFLRSAQI, from the exons ATGTACTACCAATACGTGAGATTTGTGGATAGATTTCTGAGATTTAATAGGAACTATCAGATAGAATATTTTAAGTTAAGCTACCCTGGTGATGGGAGTTCTGAGCGTGAAGTTGATCTGCTCAAGCGGTGGATCGATACTGTCATTCAGCTGAAGGTTaaagatttagatttttttgacTATTCATGGGAATGGGGGTTTGATAACTTTCAGCTACCTTCAACCATTTACATTTGTGAGAGCTTGGTATCCTTAAAGCTATCTACTGTTACCCTGCCTAGTGTCAAGTCtgtttctttaccttttctcaGAGTTCTCAAGCTAGGTGCAGTTAAGTTCGCCGACCATTTGGATTTAGAAACACTCATCTCAGGCTGCACTGCTCTCGAAACCTTAGCTATAAGATTCTTTGATCGCGTCCAAGTTTTACAAGTGTCTTCTCAGTCTCTACTGAGCTTCACTCATGTTGCGCCCAAGCTTGTCTTTACTCATGCTGTGCGAAAGCCTTTGGCTGAAAAAGATCTATCAATTGTAATTGATGCTCCCAGGCTTGAGTATCTGAAACTCAGTGATCATCAGACTTCAAGtttcataataaaaaatcCTGGTTCCCTTGTTGCGGTGGATATTGATATTAACTTGTCTTCCGGCTTCGATTCGAGGAATATGATTCGTGATTTTCTTGTTGGGATCTCTAGCGTCAAAAATATGACCATCTCTTCCATTATTCTTAAG ATCATCTATGATTACTTAAGATGTGAACCACTACCTCCCCATTCCGTAATCTATATTTCTTGCATGTTGAGTTCTACGACTACAGGTTTAAAATGTTGCCAACCTTTCTTGAGATCTGCCCAAATCTAA
- a CDS encoding F-box/RNI-like superfamily protein: MDGAGEKRVRAKGSREVDWISNLPETLLCQVLFYLPTKDVVKSSVLSSRWRNLWKYVPGFNLSYCDFHVRNTFSYDHNTFLRFVDSFMGFNSQSCLQSFRLEYDSSGYGEPKLALIRRWINSVVSRKVKYLGVLDDSCDNYEFEMPPTLYTCETLVYLTLDGLSLASPKFVSLPSLKELHLSIVKFADHMALETLISQCPVLENLNINRSFCDDFEFTCVRSQSLLSFTHVADTDEMLNEDLVVAIDAPKLKYLRLSDHRIASFILNDLASLVEADIDTVFNLICKKMFNPNDLNKRNMIRDFLVGISSIKTLIIASSTLEVIYDYSRCEPLPLFRNLSSLRVDFYGYKWEMLPIFLESCPNLKSLVVGSANYREKEGINILSVPRGFLSSLEYVKIERPLKGEAMEMKLVSYLLENSTILKKLTLCLDDSIKKEESVILKELNTIPRLSSACQVVIL; encoded by the exons ATGGATGGAGCCGGTGAGAAACGTGTTCGTGCCAAAGGCTCGCGTGAAGTTGACTGGATAAGCAACTTGCCAGAAACATTGCTATGTCAGGTACTCTTCTATCTTCCCACGAAAGATGTAGTTAAGAGTAGCGTGTTATCTAGTAGATGGAGAAATCTCTGGAAGTATGTACCTGGATTCAACTTGAGTTATTGTGATTTCCATGTCCGCAACACATTCTCGTATGACCACAACACATTCTTGCGTTTTGTCGACAGCTTTATGGGTTTCAACAGTCAATCTTGCTTACAAAGTTTTAGGTTAGAGTACGATTCTAGTGGGTATGGTGAGCCTAAACTGGCTCTGATCAGGCGGTGGATCAACAGTGTTGTTAGTCGGAAAGTGAAATATCTCGGTGTTTTGGATGATTCATGTGATAATTATGAGTTCGAGATGCCTCCAACCCTTTACACTTGTGAGACCTTAGTATACTTAACGCTCGATGGACTATCCTTGGCTAGTCccaagtttgtttctttacctTCTCTTAAAGAACTCCATCTAAGTATAGTTAAGTTTGCCGACCATATGGCGTTGGAAACACTCATCTCACAGTGCCCAGTTCTAGAAAACCTAAATATCAACAGGAGTTTCTgtgatgattttgaatttacaTGTGTGCGTTCTCAGTCACTATTGAGCTTCACTCATGTTGCGGACACTGATGAAATGTTGAATGAAGATCTAGTAGTCGCAATTGATGCCCCCAAGCTTAAGTATCTGAGGCTCAGTGATCATCGTATTGCAAGTTTTATACTAAATGATCTGGCTTCCCTTGTTGAAGCTGATATCGATACTGTCTTTAACTTGATTTGCAAGAAGATGTTCAATCCAAATGATctgaataaaagaaatatgattCGTGATTTTCTCGTCGGGATCTCTAGCATAAAAACTTTGATCATCGCTTCAAGTACTCTTGAG GTCATTTATGATTACTCAAGATGTGAGCCACTACCCTTATTCCGTAACCTATCTTCCTTGCGTGTTGACTTCTACGGCTACAAGTGGGAAATGTTGCCAATCTTTCTTGAAAGCTGCCCTAATCTAAAATCTCTTGTCGTG GGATCTGCTAATTATCGGGAGAAGGAGGGAATTAATATCTTGTCTGTACCTCGGGGTTTCCTATCGTCTCTCGAGTATGTTAAGATAGAAAGGCCATTGAAAGGAGAGGCGATGGAGATGAAACTAGTGAGTTACTTACTTGAGAATTCAACAATCCTCAAGAAACTGACCCTATGCTTGGATGATTccataaagaaagaagaatctgtCATCCTAAAAGAACTCAATACTATTCCAAGACTCTCTAGCGCATGCCAAGTTGTCATTCTCTGA
- a CDS encoding F-box/RNI-like superfamily protein (F-box/RNI-like superfamily protein; CONTAINS InterPro DOMAIN/s: FBD (InterPro:IPR013596), F-box domain, cyclin-like (InterPro:IPR001810), F-box domain, Skp2-like (InterPro:IPR022364), FBD-like (InterPro:IPR006566); BEST Arabidopsis thaliana protein match is: F-box/RNI-like superfamily protein (TAIR:AT1G78750.1); Has 2221 Blast hits to 2170 proteins in 29 species: Archae - 0; Bacteria - 0; Metazoa - 1; Fungi - 0; Plants - 2218; Viruses - 0; Other Eukaryotes - 2 (source: NCBI BLink).): protein MDTGGDEKRARRSEEDRLSNLPESLICQIMLNIPTKDVVKSSVLSKRWRNLWRYVPGLNVEYNQFLDYNAFVSFVDRFLALDRESCFQSFRLRYDCDEEERTISNVKRWINIVVDQKLKVLDVLDYTWGNEEVQIPPSVYTCESLVSLKLCNVILPNPKVISLPLVKVIELDIVKFSNALVLEKIISSCSALESLIISRSSVDDINVLRVSSRSLLSFKHIGNCSDGWDELEVAIDAPKLEYLNISDHSTAKFKMKNSGSLVEAKINIIFNMEELPHPNDRPKRKMIQDFLAEISSVKKLFISSHTLEVIHDLGCELPLFRNLSSLHIDFEDHTLKMLSTFLQSCPNVKSLVVEFKDSSKEDGDRVLSIPRCFFTTLEYVKIERPITGEARGMKVVSYILENSPILKKLNLCLNSSREKSESVILKELLTIPRLSTSCKVVVFEPRSCWVLG from the exons ATGGATACAGGAGGAGATGAGAAACGTGCAAGAAGAAGCGAAGAGGATAGGCTGAGCAACTTACCAGAATCCTTAATATGTCAGATAATGTTGAATATCCCCACGAAGGATGTGGTTAAGAGTAGTGTCTTATCCAAAAGATGGAGAAATCTCTGGAGATATGTACCTGGTTTGAACGTGGAGTACAATCAATTTCTAGACTATAATGCTTTCGTGAGTTTTGTTGATAGGTTTCTGGCTTTAGACAGAGAGTCTTGCTTCCAAAGTTTTAGGTTAAGGTACGAttgtgatgaagaagagcgCACTATTTCTAATGTCAAGCGGTGGATCAACATTGTCGTCGACCAAAAACTTAAAGTTCTCGACGTTTTGGACTACACTTGGGGGAATGAGGAAGTCCAGATACCTCCATCCGTTTACACATGCGAGAGCTTGGTGTCTTTAAAGCTCTGTAATGTGATCTTGCCTAATCCTAAGGTTATATCTTTGCCTTTGGTCAAAGTTATTGAGCTTGATATAGTTAAGTTTTCCAATGCTTTGGTTTTGGAAAAGATCATCTCAAGCTGTTCAGCTCTTGAAAGCTTGATTATAAGCAGGAGTTCCGTTGAtgatataaatgttttacGTGTTAGTTCTCGGTCTCTACTGAGCTTCAAACATATTGGCAACTGTTCTGACGGTTGGGATGAATTAGAAGTTGCAATTGATGCTCCTAAGCTTGAGTATCTGAACATCAGTGATCATTCAACtgcaaaattcaaaatgaagAATTCGGGTTCTCTTGTGGAGGCGAAGatcaatattatatttaatatggAAGAGCTACCGCATCCAAATGATCGgccaaagagaaaaatgattCAAGATTTTCTCGCCGAGATCTCTAGTGTCAAAAAATTGTTCATCTCTTCGCATACTCTTGAG GTTATACATGATTTGGGGTGTGAACTACCCTTATTTCGTAACCTATCCTCCTTGCACATAGACTTCGAAGACCACACCTTGAAAATGTTGTCCACCTTTCTCCAGAGCTGCCCAAATGTTAAATCTCTTGTCGTG GAATTTAAGGATTCCTCAAAAGAGGACGGAGATAGAGTTTTATCCATACCTCGGTGTTTCTTCACAACTCTCGAGTATGTTAAGATAGAGAGGCCAATCACAGGAGAGGCAAGGGGAATGAAAGTAGTTAGTTACATTTTGGAGAATTCACCAATCCTCAAGAAACTGAATCTGTGCTTGAATAGTTCCAGAGAGAAATCAGAATCTGTCATTCTCAAAGAACTCCTTACAATTCCAAGACTCTCTACCTCATgcaaagttgttgtttttgaacCTCGTAGTTGTTGGGTACTTGGTTGA
- the APC6 gene encoding anaphase promoting complex 6 (anaphase promoting complex 6 (APC6); FUNCTIONS IN: binding; INVOLVED IN: regulation of DNA endoreduplication, phloem or xylem histogenesis, cell cycle; LOCATED IN: cellular_component unknown; EXPRESSED IN: 19 plant structures; EXPRESSED DURING: 12 growth stages; CONTAINS InterPro DOMAIN/s: Tetratricopeptide TPR-3 (InterPro:IPR011716), Tetratricopeptide TPR-1 (InterPro:IPR001440), Tetratricopeptide-like helical (InterPro:IPR011990), Tetratricopeptide repeat-containing (InterPro:IPR013026), Tetratricopeptide repeat (InterPro:IPR019734); BEST Arabidopsis thaliana protein match is: Tetratricopeptide repeat (TPR)-like superfamily protein (TAIR:AT3G04240.1); Has 10888 Blast hits to 7341 proteins in 968 species: Archae - 487; Bacteria - 4678; Metazoa - 2008; Fungi - 460; Plants - 439; Viruses - 0; Other Eukaryotes - 2816 (source: NCBI BLink).), with product MREEEIEKIRGVVRDCVSKHLYSSAIFFADKVAALTNDPSDIYMQAQALFLGRHYRRAFHLLNASKIVLRDLRFRYLAAKCLEELKEWDQCLLMLGDAKVDDDGIVYDAKDGNVIDFDKDGEDREINISSAICFLRGKAYGALQNRSQARQWYKAAIKADPLCYEALECLIESHMLTSEEESSLLSSLQFSPEDGWLSSFYSCLIKKYDKESTVELKFKKLENETSGSVSGSSMITLANNTDLLACKAEYYHQCCEYQKCFELTAALLEKDPFHLKCTLVHLAAAMELGNSNELYLMACNLVKDYPSKALSWFAVGCYYYCIKKYAEARRYFSKATGIDGSFSPARIGYGNSFAAQEEGDQAMSAYRTAARLFPGCHLPTLYIGMEYMRTHSYKLADQFFMQAKAICPSDPLVYNELGVVAYHMKEYGKAVRWFEKTLAHIPSALTESWEPTVVNLAHAYRKLRKDREAISYYERALTLSTKSLSTYSGLAYTYHLQGNFSAAISYYHKALWLKPDDQFCTEMLNVALMDECQNGVDSKVELC from the exons ATgagggaagaagaaattgagaagatCCGAGGCGTGGTTCGAGACTGCGTCAGTAAGCATTTGTACTCGTCGGCCATCTTCTTCGCCGACAAAGTAGCAGCTCTTACCAATGACCCATCTGACATATATATGCAAGCTCAAGCTCTTTTCCTCGGCCGCCATTACCGTCGCGCTTTTCACCTTCTTAACGCTTCTAAGATTGTCCTCCGAGATCTTCGATTCCGTTACCTCGCCGCAAAGTGCCTC GAGGAATTGAAGGAATGGGATCAGTGTCTATTGATGCTTGGTGATGCGaaggttgatgatgatggaattGTGTATGATGCTAAAGACGGGAACGTGATAGATTTTGATAAAGATGGAGAGGACCGAGAGATTAAT ATATCATCGGCGATATGCTTTCTAAGAGGAAAAGCATACGGAGCCTTACAAAACCGGTCTCAGGCTCGACAATG GTACAAAGCTGCTATCAAGGCTGATCCTCTGTGCTATGAG GCTTTGGAATGCCTTATTGAGAGCCATATGCTTACATCTGAAGAAG AATCGAGTCTGCTTTCTTCACTACAATTTAGTCCAGAAGACGGATGGCTCTCTTCTTTCTATTCATGCTTGATTAAGAAG TATGACAAAGAGAGCACAGTAGAACTCAAGTTTAAGAAGCTTGAGAATGAGACTAGTGGTAGTGTCTCTGGCTCATCTATGATCACATTGGCTAATAACACTGATCTGTTGGCCTGTAAAGCTGAGTACTACCATCAATGCTGTGAATATCAGAAGTGTTTTGAACTAACCGCGGC ACTCCTTGAGAAAGATCCTTTTCATCTGAAGTGTACGCTGGTACATTTGGCCGCTGCCATGGAACTTGGTAATTCAAATGAGCTCTATCTAATGGCGTGCAATTTGGTTAAAGACTACCCTTCGAA GGCGTTGTCTTGGTTTGCGGTGGGTTGTTACTACTATTGTATCAAAAAGTATGCTGAAGCTCGGCGGTACTTTAG CAAAGCTACGGGTATTGATGGCTCATTCTCACCAGCTCGGATAGGTTATGGTAATTCCTTTGCCGCCCAAGAGGAGGGTGACCAAGCCATGTCTGCCTATCGCACTGCCGCTAGACTATTTCCAGG GTGTCATTTGCCAACTCTGTACATTGGAATGGAGTATATGCGAACTCACAGCTACAAGCTTGCGGACCAG TTTTTCATGCAAGCAAAGGCGATATGCCCTTCGGATCCACTTGTTTATAATGAACTCGGAGTTGTTGCATATCATATGAAAGA GTATGGTAAAGCTGTGCGGTGGTTTGAGAAGACATTGGCCCATATACCATCTGCATTAACTGAATCCTGGGAACCAACTGTGGTCAATCTTGCTCATGCATATAGAAAGCTAAG AAAGGACCGTGAAGCTATCTCCTATTATGAAAGAGCACTTACACTATCAACTAAAAGCTTAAGCACTTATTCCGGCTTGGCTTACACTTACCATTTGCAG GGGAATTTCTCAGCTGCCATCTCATATTATCACAAG GCCTTGTGGTTGAAACCTGATGATCAATTTTGTACGGAAATGTTGAACGTGGCTCTCATGGATGAATGTCAGAACGGGGTTGATTCAAAGGTTGAGCTCTGCTAG
- a CDS encoding pathogenesis-related family protein (pathogenesis-related family protein; FUNCTIONS IN: molecular_function unknown; INVOLVED IN: biological_process unknown; LOCATED IN: cellular_component unknown; EXPRESSED IN: 14 plant structures; EXPRESSED DURING: M germinated pollen stage, LP.04 four leaves visible, 4 anthesis, C globular stage, petal differentiation and expansion stage; Has 197 Blast hits to 196 proteins in 67 species: Archae - 0; Bacteria - 51; Metazoa - 15; Fungi - 36; Plants - 93; Viruses - 0; Other Eukaryotes - 2 (source: NCBI BLink).), which produces MATREERDKYRSVLEDAGQVQWRYDNPPDFNSVNQLFEEGQTKVWPEGSLEETVQNAIKSWEMEFSHKIRLQDFKTINPEKFKLFVNGLSAEETLRLGSYNALLKNSLPEEFQYYKPEEESFESSHDAFRSALPRGFAWEILSVYSGPPVIAFKFRHWGYFEGTFKGHAPTGEMVQFLGLGVLKVDESLRAEEIEIYYDPGELFGGLLKGPPISETKTTDSGDNTAEKQSCPFTH; this is translated from the exons ATGGCTACTagggaagagagagataagtATAGATCAGTCCTTGAAGATGCAGGACAGGTTCAATGGAGGTATGATAACCCTCCAGACTTCAATAGTGTGAACCAGCTCTTTGAAGAAGGCCAGACTAAG GTGTGGCCAGAAGGTTCGTTAGAAGAGACAGTGCAAAACGCGATCAAGTCATGGGAGATGGAGTTCTCACATAAGATCCGTTTACAGGACTTCAAGACTATAAACCCTGAGAAGTTTAAGCTCTTTGTCAATG GTTTATCAGCTGAAGAGACGCTTAGGCTTGGGAGTTACAATGCTTTGCTCAAGAACTCTTTGCCTGAAGAGTTTCAGTACTATAAGCCCGAGGAAGAGAGCTTTGAGTCATCACATGACGCCTTTAGATCTGCTTTACCACGCGGGTTTGCGTGGGAAATACTCTCTGTGTACTCGGGGCCTCCTGTTATAGCCTTCAAATTTAGACACTGGGGATACTTTGAAGGAACTTTCAAAGGTCATGCTCCTACTGGGGAAATGGTTCAATTCCTGGGTCTAGGAGTTCTAAAG GTTGACGAATCACTTAGAGCAGAGGAGATTGAGATTTACTATGATCCAGGAGAGCTGTTCGGGGGACTACTCAAGGGACCTCCTATATCAGAGACCAAAACCACAGACAGTGGAGACAACACTGCAGAGAAACAAAGCTGCCCATTCACACACTAA